A single window of Polaribacter sp. SA4-10 DNA harbors:
- a CDS encoding N(4)-(beta-N-acetylglucosaminyl)-L-asparaginase, protein MKRRNFIKKTSVTGLGLVAVSSAFIGCNSDTKTSDKKGLSSTLNPIRPLVIATWKTDLAVETAAKVLEKGGSAIDAVEQGCRIEEANEEGQSVGKGGLPDRDGDVTLDACIMDEKGNYGAVLGVKNIKHVISVARKVMEDTPHVMLVGDGAEKFAVLKGFERENLLTEASKKAWEKWKEKSEYKPIINIENHDTIGMLAIDKNGHISGACTTSGLAYKMAGRVGDSPIIGGGLFVDNEIGGASATGLGEEVLKTVGSFLIVELMRQGKTPQEACEIAIGRIVNKPGKDFKNFQVGYIAVNKQGETGAYSIHEWFSYNIYKDEENKNIKSDYFNKA, encoded by the coding sequence TTGAAAAGAAGAAATTTTATAAAAAAAACATCAGTAACTGGTTTAGGTTTAGTAGCAGTTTCCTCAGCATTCATAGGTTGTAATAGCGATACTAAAACATCAGATAAAAAAGGACTTTCATCAACTTTAAACCCAATAAGACCTTTGGTAATTGCGACATGGAAAACTGATTTGGCGGTTGAAACTGCTGCAAAAGTTTTAGAAAAAGGGGGGTCAGCAATAGATGCTGTAGAACAAGGTTGTAGAATTGAAGAGGCTAATGAAGAAGGACAATCTGTTGGTAAAGGAGGTTTACCAGATAGAGATGGTGATGTTACTTTAGATGCCTGTATTATGGATGAAAAAGGAAATTACGGAGCCGTTCTGGGAGTTAAGAACATTAAACATGTAATTTCTGTTGCAAGAAAGGTGATGGAAGATACACCTCATGTGATGTTAGTTGGTGATGGAGCAGAAAAATTTGCAGTTTTAAAAGGATTTGAGAGAGAAAATTTATTAACAGAAGCTTCCAAAAAAGCTTGGGAAAAATGGAAAGAAAAATCGGAATACAAACCAATTATTAACATAGAAAATCACGATACAATTGGTATGTTAGCCATTGACAAAAATGGGCATATTTCTGGTGCTTGTACCACAAGTGGATTGGCTTATAAAATGGCCGGCAGAGTAGGAGATTCGCCAATTATTGGAGGTGGTTTATTTGTTGACAATGAAATTGGAGGAGCATCTGCCACTGGTTTAGGAGAAGAAGTTTTAAAAACGGTAGGAAGTTTTTTAATTGTTGAATTAATGCGACAAGGAAAAACGCCACAAGAAGCTTGTGAAATAGCAATTGGCAGAATTGTAAACAAACCTGGTAAGGATTTTAAAAACTTCCAAGTTGGTTATATTGCAGTAAATAAACAAGGTGAAACAGGTGCTTATTCCATTCATGAATGGTTTAGCTACAATATTTATAAAGACGAAGAAAACAAAAATATTAAATCAGATTATTTTAACAAAGCATAA
- a CDS encoding helix-turn-helix domain-containing protein has protein sequence MEAVILTSEQYNNLVNRLDNLNGKLEENSKNPQNVFLDNQEFIQLMNISKRTAQTWRDEGKVSFSQIGSKIYYKMKDVEVLLDKNYNKAFKNKR, from the coding sequence ATGGAAGCAGTAATTTTAACATCAGAACAGTACAACAATTTAGTAAATCGTTTAGATAACTTAAACGGAAAATTAGAAGAAAACTCAAAAAACCCACAAAATGTTTTCCTTGACAATCAGGAGTTTATTCAGCTAATGAATATTAGCAAACGTACCGCCCAAACTTGGAGAGATGAAGGTAAAGTATCATTTTCTCAGATTGGTAGTAAAATTTACTACAAGATGAAAGATGTAGAAGTCTTACTAGACAAAAACTACAACAAAGCCTTTAAAAATAAAAGGTAA
- a CDS encoding IS110 family transposase, with translation MKNYSDVIGIDVSKLTLDAHIHNRVVHRVFSNTPKGYKALLSWTETYLKEQVYFFCFENTGHYSTNLSVYLSENDLDYFEESPLAINRSSGVVRGKTDKLDSAMIARYAWLYKEELVLSSPKEQDIQELGRLLSFRDQLVRDRTGKMSSLKEMQTLLSSPSTDDCCNIIKKTIHYLTKQIIALENHIKNLMSKDESLQKNYELLNTLKGVGLVLSCQLLYHTSNFKRFDSWRQFSSYCGVAPFEHSSGTSIHRKNRIHHIGDRKMKTLLTLASVSAIQCDQELKQYYNKKNSEGKPKMVAINNVRNKILSRAFAVVKRGTPYVVLQKFVA, from the coding sequence ATGAAAAATTATTCAGATGTTATTGGTATTGATGTATCTAAATTAACCTTAGATGCACATATTCACAACAGAGTGGTACACCGCGTATTTTCAAATACGCCTAAAGGGTACAAAGCACTTTTGTCTTGGACAGAAACGTACTTAAAAGAACAGGTTTATTTTTTCTGTTTTGAGAATACAGGACATTACTCTACAAACCTTAGTGTTTATCTGTCAGAAAATGATTTAGATTACTTTGAAGAAAGCCCTTTAGCAATTAACCGCTCGTCAGGTGTTGTTAGAGGAAAAACAGATAAGCTTGATTCAGCTATGATTGCTAGATATGCTTGGCTTTACAAAGAAGAACTTGTTTTAAGTAGTCCAAAAGAACAAGATATTCAAGAATTAGGACGCCTGTTATCCTTTAGAGATCAGTTGGTAAGAGACCGCACGGGTAAAATGAGTAGTCTCAAAGAAATGCAAACCTTGCTTAGCAGTCCATCAACTGATGATTGCTGTAACATTATCAAAAAAACCATTCATTATCTTACAAAACAAATTATAGCATTAGAGAACCATATAAAAAACCTAATGAGTAAGGATGAATCATTACAAAAGAATTATGAGCTTTTAAATACCTTAAAAGGCGTTGGATTAGTGCTTTCTTGTCAGCTGTTATATCACACGAGTAACTTTAAACGATTTGATAGTTGGCGCCAGTTTTCAAGTTATTGTGGTGTAGCTCCTTTTGAGCACAGTTCTGGAACTAGCATACATCGAAAAAATAGAATTCATCACATAGGAGATAGGAAAATGAAAACACTGTTAACACTAGCCAGTGTTAGTGCGATACAATGCGACCAAGAATTAAAACAATATTATAATAAAAAAAATTCAGAAGGAAAACCAAAAATGGTTGCTATCAATAATGTTAGAAATAAGATTTTATCAAGAGCTTTTGCAGTAGTAAAAAGAGGAACTCCTTATGTCGTATTACAAAAATTTGTAGCTTAA
- a CDS encoding sugar MFS transporter yields MSTVSINKSHKSSFIFLTTLFFLWGFITVLVDSLVPRLKDIFEMSYAKTVLVQFAFFVAFFVFSLPAGFILSKIGYKKGIVLGLLTMALGCLLFYPAAEYRTFSVFLIGYFTLAGGITILQVAANPYVALLGSEDGASSRLNLSQAFNSLGTTIAPVVGALFLLSDSVKTSEEINLLNEIDKTKYYFDEAATVQTPFIFIASSIAILAAIFAFINLPKVMQETPKGGYITLLKNKMMLLGALGIFVYVGAEVAIGSFLVNYFSDMNLATIVSQNETMMHIANTIASTFNKTFTDSDPKSLLGIFVIFYWGGAMIGRFVGAYLTKIMAPGKVLSIFASLAIAMILISINTAGLLSMWSILAVGLFNSIMFPTIFTLSLEGLGDLKAQASGLLCMAIVGGAVIPFIFGSLIDGFGFKTAFVLTIFCYGYILIYGRYKTKKA; encoded by the coding sequence ATGTCAACGGTATCAATTAACAAATCTCATAAAAGTTCCTTTATATTTTTAACAACTTTATTTTTCCTTTGGGGATTTATTACGGTTCTAGTAGACAGTTTAGTGCCTAGATTAAAAGACATTTTCGAAATGTCTTATGCGAAAACAGTTTTAGTTCAGTTTGCCTTTTTTGTCGCTTTTTTCGTTTTCTCTTTACCTGCAGGTTTTATTTTATCAAAAATTGGTTACAAAAAAGGAATCGTTTTAGGTTTGTTAACAATGGCTTTAGGTTGTTTGTTGTTCTATCCTGCAGCAGAATACAGAACTTTTTCAGTTTTTCTAATCGGTTATTTCACACTTGCTGGCGGTATTACAATTTTACAAGTAGCAGCAAACCCTTATGTTGCTTTGTTAGGTAGTGAAGATGGTGCAAGTAGTAGATTAAATTTATCTCAAGCATTCAATTCTTTAGGTACCACAATTGCACCTGTAGTTGGCGCTTTATTTTTATTAAGTGATTCTGTAAAAACATCCGAAGAAATTAATCTTTTAAATGAAATTGATAAAACGAAGTATTATTTTGATGAAGCGGCAACTGTGCAAACTCCATTTATATTCATCGCTTCTTCCATCGCAATTTTAGCTGCTATTTTTGCATTTATAAACTTACCTAAAGTGATGCAAGAGACTCCAAAAGGTGGCTATATAACCTTGTTGAAAAACAAAATGATGCTGTTAGGTGCATTAGGAATTTTTGTTTATGTTGGTGCAGAAGTTGCTATTGGTAGTTTTTTGGTGAACTATTTTTCTGATATGAATTTAGCAACCATAGTTTCTCAAAATGAAACTATGATGCATATTGCGAACACTATTGCAAGTACTTTTAACAAAACATTTACAGATTCAGACCCTAAATCTTTATTAGGAATTTTTGTAATTTTCTATTGGGGAGGCGCAATGATTGGTCGTTTTGTTGGTGCATATTTAACAAAAATAATGGCTCCAGGAAAAGTCTTATCAATTTTTGCAAGTCTTGCAATTGCAATGATTTTAATTTCGATTAATACTGCAGGTTTACTTTCTATGTGGTCTATTTTGGCTGTTGGTTTATTTAATTCTATAATGTTTCCAACAATTTTTACTTTAAGCCTAGAAGGTTTAGGAGATTTAAAAGCACAAGCCTCTGGTTTATTGTGCATGGCAATTGTTGGTGGGGCAGTAATCCCTTTTATATTCGGATCTTTAATTGATGGTTTTGGTTTTAAAACTGCGTTTGTTTTAACAATTTTTTGTTATGGCTATATTTTGATTTATGGAAGATATAAGACAAAGAAAGCATAG
- a CDS encoding site-specific integrase: MSSIKLILKKDKIDKSGEAPLYLRLIKDRKTKFISLSLKLNPNEWDEDKQKVKKNHSNSGRLNAYISQKVADAKGDVADLERKNKSTSARKLKEAIKGKPLTNFFEYSYNRCEKQKDTLALSTYNNYKNYIKKFETFVGHRELMFEDITVTTLKDYAGYCSTTLGNNNTTINFSLKILNLMFKEAQREDLVPLNHFPFSKFKVKKAKSTKRYLTAEQLDAFIKLEVSDKAKAQIIKDMFIFSIFAGGLRFGDVIELKWNNYNSKEQKVTKNIRKTSRQHSIRIGQKAIDILEKYKTSETKQDDIIFPFANIDKDYFIDRERRAKVVGQAIALSCMYLTRMGKSLELPFSLTFHISRHTFATRALNNGMRIEHVSKLMDHSDIGITQVYAKIISSELDNAVDKYIN; this comes from the coding sequence ATGTCTTCAATAAAATTAATTCTAAAAAAAGATAAGATAGATAAATCAGGCGAAGCACCTTTATATCTTAGATTAATAAAAGACCGTAAAACAAAATTTATTTCTTTGAGTTTAAAATTAAACCCAAATGAATGGGATGAAGATAAACAAAAAGTTAAAAAGAATCACAGTAATTCTGGAAGATTAAATGCTTATATCTCTCAAAAAGTTGCAGATGCAAAGGGAGATGTTGCGGACTTAGAAAGAAAGAATAAATCTACATCAGCACGAAAATTAAAAGAAGCAATAAAAGGCAAGCCATTAACAAACTTCTTTGAGTATTCATATAATCGTTGTGAAAAACAAAAAGACACACTTGCGCTATCAACCTATAATAATTATAAAAACTATATCAAAAAGTTTGAAACTTTTGTTGGTCATAGAGAGTTAATGTTTGAAGATATTACGGTAACAACTTTAAAAGACTATGCAGGTTACTGTAGCACTACTTTAGGTAACAATAACACAACTATAAATTTTTCTTTAAAGATTCTTAACCTAATGTTTAAAGAAGCGCAGAGAGAAGATTTAGTACCTTTAAATCATTTTCCTTTCAGTAAGTTTAAAGTAAAAAAAGCAAAGAGTACAAAACGTTATTTAACAGCAGAACAATTAGATGCTTTTATTAAATTAGAGGTTTCCGATAAGGCAAAGGCACAAATTATAAAAGATATGTTTATCTTTTCAATCTTTGCAGGTGGTTTAAGGTTTGGTGATGTAATCGAATTAAAATGGAATAACTACAATTCTAAAGAGCAAAAAGTAACAAAAAATATTCGTAAAACTAGCAGGCAGCATAGTATAAGAATAGGACAAAAAGCAATTGATATTTTAGAAAAATATAAAACATCAGAGACAAAACAAGATGATATAATATTTCCTTTTGCAAATATTGATAAAGATTATTTTATTGATAGAGAACGAAGAGCTAAAGTAGTAGGACAAGCAATTGCATTAAGTTGTATGTATTTAACAAGAATGGGTAAAAGTTTAGAATTACCTTTCTCTTTAACATTCCATATAAGTAGGCATACATTTGCTACCAGAGCGTTAAACAATGGTATGCGTATAGAACACGTTTCTAAACTTATGGACCATTCAGATATTGGAATAACACAAGTATATGCAAAAATTATAAGTAGTGAATTAGATAATGCAGTAGATAAATACATCAATTAA
- a CDS encoding RNA polymerase sigma factor yields MKNPLSDKYSEKENIILVDRILEGDSKALNQLVDIHQAFIYNVAWKMTHSNEDALDLTQEVLIKVITKLSTFKKESAFRTWLYRIVFNEFLQSKRKQKEKAFPSFEEHDRQLNAVPDPELTPEEELELKDYTREVKFRCTSAMLICLDREQRLIYLLGDSFSIDHNVGAEISGITPQNFRVKLSRARKELHNYMEYRCGLIKKSNPCRCSKKAKSALKMGVLNENNLIFKTSFTKKIGDFVTENLDTITDVIDHKYVEIFRDHPTKTKFDAETVISKIINDKTIKNLFKL; encoded by the coding sequence ATGAAGAACCCATTATCAGATAAATATTCGGAAAAAGAAAACATAATCCTAGTGGACAGAATACTTGAAGGAGATTCGAAAGCACTTAACCAGCTAGTAGACATTCATCAGGCTTTTATTTACAATGTAGCATGGAAAATGACCCACAGTAACGAGGATGCCCTGGACTTAACTCAAGAAGTGCTTATTAAAGTAATTACCAAACTGTCAACTTTTAAAAAAGAAAGTGCTTTTAGAACATGGTTATATCGGATTGTGTTTAATGAGTTTTTACAATCAAAAAGAAAACAGAAAGAAAAAGCCTTCCCCAGTTTCGAAGAACATGACCGACAATTAAATGCCGTTCCTGATCCAGAACTGACACCAGAAGAAGAACTGGAATTAAAAGATTATACTCGAGAGGTTAAATTCAGATGCACTTCCGCTATGCTTATTTGCCTTGATAGAGAACAAAGACTAATATATTTGTTAGGAGACTCCTTCAGTATCGATCACAATGTAGGTGCCGAAATTTCTGGAATTACACCTCAAAACTTCAGGGTAAAATTGTCCAGAGCACGGAAAGAATTACACAATTACATGGAGTATAGATGTGGATTGATAAAAAAGTCTAATCCGTGTAGATGTTCTAAAAAAGCAAAGAGCGCTTTGAAAATGGGTGTATTGAATGAGAACAATCTGATCTTCAAAACTTCCTTTACAAAGAAAATTGGTGATTTCGTTACAGAAAATCTGGATACCATCACAGATGTGATAGACCATAAATATGTGGAAATATTTAGAGATCATCCGACCAAAACGAAATTTGATGCAGAAACAGTTATTAGCAAAATAATTAATGACAAAACCATCAAAAATTTATTTAAACTTTAA
- a CDS encoding haloalkane dehalogenase: MEKNISAEFPFESKYLEVNGSKIHYIEEGEGDPILFLHGNPASNYLWRNIIPYVGKQARCIAPDLIGMGKSSKPDIDYGFQDSYDYLDSFIKQLGLKNVTLILHDWGSGLGFHYANTHQENIKAIVFMEAMYDAPSISDMPFSLKIALKMIRNPIFGKLMVLRANLFIKKMLPDTISRKLNKDEKNYYSAPYPNAKSRKPLLAWAMNVPFKDGKTTSATAAIKSWAKWLSKSDIPKLCFYASPGIIMKQKDIEVIKNTFKNTEIVYLGPGLHFIQEDYPHEIGNAISKWYDKIK, from the coding sequence ATGGAAAAGAATATATCAGCAGAATTCCCTTTCGAATCAAAGTATTTGGAGGTTAATGGAAGTAAAATACATTATATCGAAGAAGGTGAAGGAGATCCAATATTATTTCTACATGGCAATCCAGCATCGAACTATTTATGGCGGAATATTATTCCTTACGTCGGCAAACAAGCTAGATGTATCGCTCCTGACTTAATAGGAATGGGGAAATCTAGCAAGCCTGATATAGACTATGGTTTTCAAGATTCATATGACTATTTGGATTCATTTATTAAGCAACTCGGCTTAAAAAACGTTACACTTATACTACATGATTGGGGTTCAGGTTTAGGATTTCATTATGCAAATACACATCAGGAAAACATCAAAGCTATTGTCTTTATGGAGGCCATGTATGATGCACCTTCTATATCTGACATGCCATTTTCTCTAAAAATAGCACTGAAAATGATTCGTAATCCGATATTTGGAAAATTAATGGTTTTGAGGGCTAATTTATTCATAAAAAAAATGCTGCCCGATACCATCTCACGGAAACTAAACAAGGATGAAAAGAATTACTATTCAGCACCTTACCCTAATGCTAAGAGTAGAAAGCCATTATTAGCATGGGCAATGAATGTACCATTTAAAGATGGCAAAACTACCAGCGCAACCGCAGCTATTAAATCTTGGGCAAAATGGTTGTCAAAAAGTGATATCCCAAAACTATGCTTCTATGCTTCGCCAGGAATAATTATGAAACAAAAAGATATTGAGGTGATAAAAAACACATTTAAAAATACAGAGATAGTGTATTTGGGCCCCGGACTCCATTTTATACAAGAAGATTATCCGCATGAAATAGGAAATGCAATTTCTAAATGGTACGACAAAATTAAATAA
- a CDS encoding ACT domain-containing protein: protein MNNGEYVFSNVKHLTKNDCKNTICEFKEKERTTIVIHKRKADELNLSYEYIASWITLMIHSSLDAMGLTAIFSTELAKNDISCNVIAGYYNDLILIDKKDSDKAIRVLTML from the coding sequence TTGAACAACGGAGAATATGTGTTTTCTAATGTAAAGCATTTAACTAAAAATGATTGTAAGAATACAATTTGTGAGTTCAAAGAAAAGGAAAGAACAACTATTGTGATTCATAAAAGAAAGGCAGACGAATTAAATTTAAGTTATGAATATATTGCCTCCTGGATTACCTTAATGATTCACTCATCTCTTGATGCCATGGGTTTGACTGCAATATTTTCAACAGAATTAGCAAAAAATGATATAAGTTGCAATGTTATTGCAGGATATTACAATGACCTTATTTTAATTGATAAAAAAGATTCAGATAAAGCAATTAGAGTTTTAACAATGTTGTGA
- a CDS encoding GH92 family glycosyl hydrolase, with amino-acid sequence MRNNIFYILITILGISCNSNPANLKQVENRSKDYTEFVNPMIGTSKMGHVFPGATAPFGMVQLSPQTNFEVMFKDDKYNSKTYEYCAGYQYRDSTIIGFAHTNFSGTGHSDLGDSLVMPTVGDLILDPIKTADGTKGFYSTFSHNDEKAKPGYYKVDIEDYNIKAELTASDRVGFHQYTFPESTESHILLDLVYNVYHHDNKNVWTFLRVENDSTVTGYRQTKGWARTKKVFFAMKFSKAFKSYGHKKYDKLTYDGFYRRFNQKENFPEMAGKDIRAYFNFDTEEGEKIKIKFALSGVSSAGAMKNLKAEIPHWDFNKTKEETQQKWNAELSKIDVETIEESQKETFYTALYHTMLSPVLYEDVDGKYRGLDQNIHTSEGFVNYTIFSLWDTYRALHPLFNVIQQERNNNMIKSMLAHQKESVHNMLPIWSHYANENWCMIGYHATSVISDAIVKGVGDFDKKKALKASVTTANVRYFDGLGDYIDYKYVPDDKSHSSVSKTLELAYDDWTIAQIAESVGDSETAETFLERSEYYNNVFNTENGYMSPRLSNGSFRKNFDPLDTHGQGFIEVNAWNYGLYVPHQLDKMVKMMGGKETFSHFLDNLFTQELENKYIEKHEDITRDGIIGNYVHGNEPGHHIPYLYNWTGDEYKTQARVRMIMDTMYGAGVDGLCGNDDAGQMSAWYIFSSLGFYPVTPGSNRYALGSPLVKKATLNLENGNTLMISAENQSKENVYVKSLSINGKVIDRNYILHDEIMNGGEFVFKMSNQPKN; translated from the coding sequence ATGAGAAATAATATATTTTATATACTAATTACGATTCTAGGTATTAGTTGTAATTCTAATCCGGCTAATTTAAAACAAGTTGAAAACCGATCAAAAGACTATACGGAATTTGTAAATCCGATGATTGGAACCAGTAAAATGGGACATGTTTTTCCCGGTGCAACTGCACCTTTTGGTATGGTTCAATTGAGTCCGCAAACTAATTTTGAAGTGATGTTTAAAGACGATAAATACAATTCAAAAACGTATGAATATTGTGCTGGTTATCAATATAGAGATAGCACAATTATTGGTTTCGCCCACACAAATTTTAGCGGAACGGGACATTCAGATTTGGGTGATTCATTAGTTATGCCAACTGTTGGAGACTTAATTTTAGATCCTATCAAAACGGCAGATGGTACAAAAGGATTTTATTCAACATTTTCTCATAATGATGAAAAAGCGAAACCTGGTTATTATAAAGTTGATATAGAGGATTATAATATCAAAGCAGAATTAACAGCTTCAGATCGTGTTGGTTTTCATCAATATACCTTTCCAGAATCTACAGAATCTCATATTTTATTGGATTTGGTCTATAATGTATATCATCATGATAATAAAAATGTTTGGACATTTTTACGTGTAGAAAACGATTCTACAGTTACTGGTTACAGACAAACGAAAGGTTGGGCAAGAACTAAAAAAGTGTTTTTTGCGATGAAGTTTTCGAAAGCATTTAAAAGTTACGGACATAAAAAATATGATAAGTTAACCTATGATGGTTTTTATAGACGTTTTAATCAAAAAGAGAATTTCCCGGAAATGGCAGGAAAAGATATTCGTGCGTATTTTAATTTTGATACTGAAGAAGGAGAAAAAATAAAAATAAAATTTGCTTTATCTGGTGTGAGTTCTGCTGGAGCAATGAAAAATTTAAAAGCTGAAATTCCCCATTGGGATTTCAATAAAACCAAAGAAGAAACCCAACAAAAGTGGAATGCTGAATTGTCTAAAATAGACGTAGAGACAATTGAAGAATCTCAGAAGGAAACGTTTTATACAGCTTTGTATCATACTATGTTAAGTCCTGTTTTGTATGAAGATGTAGATGGAAAATATAGAGGTTTAGATCAAAATATTCATACATCAGAAGGGTTTGTGAATTACACAATATTCTCATTATGGGACACTTACAGAGCGTTGCATCCATTGTTTAATGTGATACAGCAAGAGCGTAATAATAATATGATAAAATCGATGTTGGCGCATCAAAAGGAAAGTGTTCATAATATGTTACCAATTTGGAGTCATTATGCAAACGAAAATTGGTGTATGATTGGCTACCATGCAACATCGGTAATTTCAGACGCCATAGTAAAAGGTGTTGGAGATTTTGATAAAAAGAAAGCGCTTAAAGCTTCTGTGACAACAGCAAATGTTCGTTATTTTGATGGCTTAGGAGATTATATAGATTATAAATATGTACCAGATGATAAAAGCCACTCTTCCGTTTCTAAAACATTAGAATTGGCTTATGATGATTGGACAATTGCACAAATTGCAGAAAGTGTTGGAGATTCCGAAACGGCAGAAACATTTTTAGAAAGATCGGAATATTACAACAATGTTTTCAATACAGAAAACGGCTATATGAGTCCGAGATTATCAAATGGAAGTTTTCGTAAAAACTTTGATCCTTTAGATACACATGGACAGGGTTTTATTGAAGTAAACGCATGGAATTATGGTTTGTATGTTCCGCATCAACTAGATAAAATGGTTAAAATGATGGGAGGAAAAGAAACTTTTAGTCATTTTTTAGATAATTTATTTACCCAAGAATTAGAAAATAAATATATAGAAAAACATGAAGATATTACCAGAGATGGAATTATAGGCAACTATGTTCATGGAAACGAACCAGGTCATCATATTCCGTATTTATATAATTGGACAGGCGATGAATATAAAACACAAGCAAGAGTTCGTATGATTATGGATACAATGTATGGTGCTGGTGTAGATGGTTTATGTGGTAATGATGATGCGGGGCAAATGAGTGCTTGGTATATATTTAGTAGTTTAGGTTTTTATCCAGTAACACCAGGTTCAAATAGATATGCATTGGGGAGTCCGTTGGTGAAAAAGGCTACTTTAAATTTGGAAAATGGAAATACTTTGATGATTTCAGCAGAAAATCAATCAAAAGAGAATGTTTATGTTAAAAGTTTGTCCATAAATGGAAAAGTAATTGATAGAAATTATATTTTGCACGATGAAATTATGAATGGTGGAGAATTTGTCTTTAAAATGTCTAATCAACCTAAAAACTAA
- a CDS encoding IS110 family transposase: MKNYKEVVGIDVSKKTIDAYCYQAQVHKEFKNDIVGYKSLLNWVLKSTKGVSVFYCFENTGYYSLKLALYLNSQKIVYVEESPLKIKRSSGIVKEKTDRLDASLIARYGWIYREELIPSTVKSTTHLELGRLLALRDQLVRNNAGLKGTLKEMKVFLTSSTTDAGCISLKRSIDYLSKQVKAIEIRIEELIFDDVSMQKNYELLSSLKGVGFVVACQLIYHTGNFTRFDNWRSFSSYCGTAPFAHESGTSIKRRKQCHYLGDRKMKSLLSMASISAIQHDSELRIYYKRKLAEGKDKMLAINNVRNKLIARAFAVVKRGTPYVVLQNYAA; encoded by the coding sequence ATGAAAAATTACAAAGAAGTCGTAGGAATTGATGTATCAAAAAAAACAATTGATGCTTATTGTTATCAAGCTCAAGTTCACAAGGAGTTTAAGAATGATATTGTAGGTTATAAAAGCTTATTAAACTGGGTTTTAAAATCAACAAAAGGGGTTAGTGTTTTTTATTGTTTTGAGAATACGGGATATTATTCTTTAAAATTAGCACTTTATCTAAATAGTCAGAAGATTGTTTATGTAGAAGAAAGCCCATTGAAAATTAAGCGTTCCTCAGGTATTGTAAAAGAGAAAACAGATCGTTTGGATGCAAGTTTAATTGCTAGATATGGGTGGATTTATAGAGAAGAATTAATTCCAAGTACAGTTAAAAGTACAACCCATTTAGAACTTGGTAGATTATTAGCGTTAAGAGATCAACTAGTTAGAAACAATGCTGGTTTGAAAGGTACTTTAAAAGAGATGAAAGTATTTTTAACAAGTTCTACCACAGATGCAGGTTGTATCAGTTTAAAAAGAAGTATTGATTACTTATCTAAACAAGTAAAGGCAATAGAGATTAGAATAGAAGAGCTCATCTTTGATGATGTTTCAATGCAAAAAAATTATGAATTATTATCAAGTTTAAAGGGAGTTGGTTTTGTGGTTGCTTGTCAATTAATTTACCATACAGGTAATTTTACAAGATTTGATAATTGGCGTTCTTTCTCGAGTTATTGTGGAACAGCACCTTTTGCACATGAGTCGGGTACTAGTATAAAAAGAAGAAAGCAATGTCATTATTTAGGAGATAGAAAGATGAAAAGTTTATTAAGTATGGCAAGTATTTCTGCCATTCAACATGATAGTGAATTACGAATCTATTATAAGAGAAAGTTAGCGGAAGGAAAAGATAAAATGCTAGCGATAAATAATGTTAGAAATAAACTCATAGCTAGAGCATTTGCAGTAGTAAAAAGAGGAACTCCTTATGTAGTTCTTCAAAATTATGCAGCATAA